The Streptococcus viridans genome includes a window with the following:
- a CDS encoding ABC transporter permease, protein MFRIKVIFRLLHFGFKSDMNFHFDFFCGLFSSILWIGLPIVFFRLIFLNIDSFNGWDYYQILFLVGSYTIVDGVMMGLLIRSMGILESDILSGNLDQILLRPFDTQLFYIFRSFNLVQFVNTFFGLAIIFISYGNLNVHLNSLKILFYILSLMCGCIIYYSIWFLITISSFWFPTKFSKVDVFLNYIGISKYPYNIFTGINRLITMLFVPNLLIANPAVLIFLGKDTLNLFFYQIVFTVFLIIISRTIFRKGLKKYESAGR, encoded by the coding sequence ATGTTTAGAATAAAAGTAATTTTTAGGCTACTTCATTTTGGTTTTAAATCTGATATGAATTTTCATTTTGACTTCTTTTGTGGTCTATTTTCGTCGATACTGTGGATTGGTTTACCTATTGTATTTTTTAGATTGATTTTCTTAAACATAGACTCTTTTAATGGTTGGGACTATTATCAAATTTTATTTTTGGTAGGTTCCTACACTATTGTAGATGGAGTTATGATGGGATTGTTAATTAGAAGTATGGGAATTTTAGAATCAGATATTTTGAGTGGTAACTTGGATCAAATTTTATTGAGGCCGTTTGATACTCAGTTGTTCTATATTTTTAGATCATTTAATTTAGTTCAATTCGTGAATACTTTTTTTGGTCTTGCGATCATTTTTATAAGTTATGGAAATTTAAATGTACATTTAAATTCATTAAAAATATTATTTTATATCCTTTCTTTAATGTGTGGTTGTATTATATATTATTCAATTTGGTTTCTAATAACGATTAGTTCATTTTGGTTCCCAACTAAATTTTCAAAAGTAGATGTATTTTTGAATTATATTGGAATTTCTAAGTATCCATATAATATTTTTACAGGTATTAACAGATTGATCACTATGTTATTTGTTCCCAATTTATTAATTGCCAATCCTGCAGTATTAATATTTTTAGGGAAAGATACATTGAACCTATTTTTCTATCAAATAGTTTTTACAGTTTTTTTGATTATTATCAGTCGTACAATTTTTAGAAAAGGATTGAAAAAATATGAAAGTGCAGGAAGATAA
- a CDS encoding ABC transporter ATP-binding protein: MSVIRVENLKKSIKGKGILEDLSFAVERGDCLALIGPNGAGKTTLLNCLLGDRKATSGTIEIEGKAPGHPQLKTSISYLPQENAIVQKLTVQELISFFRSIYPNPLTVCEIDELLRFSLEQKKQLASKLSGGQKRLLSFVLTLIGRPSLLFLDEPTAAMDTSTRQRFWEIVGDLKEQGVTIVYSSHYIEEVEHTADRILVLHQGRLLRDTTPLAMRSEEVEKHFTLPLRYQALVAGMDGIGQVTVKPDALQVVTGDANRLWTRLQEEGCSIQEIEVTNRSLLDSIFENTKEVGREDETHESSRRG, translated from the coding sequence ATGAGTGTCATTAGAGTTGAGAACTTGAAGAAAAGTATTAAAGGAAAAGGGATTCTAGAAGATCTTTCTTTCGCAGTCGAACGAGGGGATTGCCTGGCTTTGATTGGCCCTAACGGAGCAGGGAAGACGACCTTGCTGAATTGCCTCCTAGGAGATAGGAAGGCAACTTCTGGAACCATTGAAATAGAGGGAAAAGCTCCTGGTCATCCTCAATTGAAGACTAGTATCTCTTATCTCCCTCAAGAGAATGCTATCGTGCAAAAGTTAACCGTGCAGGAACTAATTAGTTTCTTTCGCTCCATCTATCCCAATCCCTTAACGGTCTGTGAAATCGATGAGCTATTGCGTTTTAGTCTAGAACAAAAGAAACAATTGGCCAGTAAGCTGTCTGGTGGGCAAAAACGTCTCCTATCCTTTGTCCTGACCTTGATTGGTCGTCCGTCTCTTCTCTTTTTGGATGAGCCAACGGCTGCCATGGATACGTCCACTCGCCAACGCTTTTGGGAGATTGTCGGGGATTTAAAGGAACAAGGCGTCACTATTGTCTATTCTTCCCATTACATTGAGGAAGTCGAGCATACGGCTGATCGGATCCTGGTCTTGCATCAGGGACGTTTGCTTCGAGATACGACGCCACTAGCTATGAGAAGTGAAGAGGTAGAAAAACATTTTACCCTGCCTTTGCGATACCAAGCTCTAGTGGCAGGGATGGACGGAATTGGTCAAGTGACGGTCAAACCTGATGCCCTTCAAGTTGTGACAGGCGATGCCAATCGTTTGTGGACTCGATTGCAAGAAGAAGGCTGTTCGATCCAAGAGATCGAAGTGACCAATCGAAGTTTATTGGATTCTATTTTTGAAAATACAAAGGAAGTAGGTAGAGAAGATGAAACGCATGAAAGCTCTCGGCGTGGTTGA
- a CDS encoding LytTR family DNA-binding domain-containing protein → MKVRIELDPQMDEPEMIIRAPRLTEDVARLQQLILEQKMTPLTFYKDRSEYFVDVSEILFFETDGEKIYGHTREEAYEVRQKLYELEEILPIAFCRISKSTIVNTKQIYSIEKSFSGTSTVNFYQTHKQVHVSRHYYQLLKERLKEMR, encoded by the coding sequence ATGAAAGTTCGCATCGAATTAGATCCTCAGATGGATGAGCCAGAAATGATCATTCGGGCTCCTCGATTGACGGAAGATGTCGCCCGCTTGCAACAGTTGATCTTGGAGCAAAAAATGACGCCCTTGACCTTTTACAAGGATCGAAGTGAGTACTTCGTGGATGTGTCAGAAATTCTCTTTTTTGAGACAGATGGTGAAAAGATCTATGGGCATACCAGAGAAGAGGCTTATGAGGTTCGTCAAAAACTCTATGAGTTGGAAGAGATCTTACCAATTGCTTTCTGTCGCATCTCCAAGTCGACCATTGTCAATACCAAGCAGATTTATTCTATCGAAAAATCTTTTTCGGGAACCAGTACAGTGAATTTTTATCAAACCCACAAACAGGTACACGTGTCCCGACACTACTATCAACTCTTAAAAGAACGGTTAAAGGAAATGAGGTAA
- a CDS encoding ABC transporter permease: MKKEMSIILISFRSILNYKSSVLLLMLQASIQIMISVFLWTYIYQSNQINIAGYDFTSMVQYYLGTIIFSYFVFYPVDWEINDDVHSGNFFSILIKPVTFYKYYFCKMLGDRLAHLLFIIIPVILFSSVYYKNELLTIEILILGSIAIILSMVLWFLISCCVGMLSFWLENIFFVLTVKEIVIQFLSGILLPLSFFSNNFRLFLDVLPFKYLVYEPLQMFSNDTYKLIDYLRIICIQLIWCIIFYIISRFILRKGVEHFSNVGG; encoded by the coding sequence TTGAAAAAAGAAATGTCTATTATTCTGATATCATTTCGATCTATTTTGAACTATAAATCAAGTGTACTATTGTTAATGTTACAGGCAAGTATACAAATTATGATATCAGTATTTTTATGGACGTATATATATCAGAGTAACCAGATAAATATAGCAGGATATGATTTTACCTCAATGGTTCAATACTATTTGGGGACTATAATTTTTTCATATTTTGTTTTTTATCCAGTTGATTGGGAAATCAATGACGATGTTCATTCAGGAAATTTTTTTAGCATATTAATAAAACCTGTTACTTTTTATAAGTATTATTTTTGTAAAATGCTTGGAGATAGGCTTGCTCATTTATTATTTATCATCATTCCTGTCATTTTATTCTCCAGTGTTTATTACAAGAATGAGTTATTAACCATTGAAATTCTTATTTTAGGAAGTATTGCAATTATTCTATCTATGGTTCTATGGTTTTTAATATCATGTTGTGTAGGTATGCTTTCTTTTTGGTTAGAAAATATATTTTTTGTCCTTACTGTTAAAGAAATAGTAATTCAGTTTTTATCAGGAATATTATTGCCTTTAAGTTTTTTTTCAAATAATTTTCGTCTGTTTTTAGATGTATTACCTTTTAAATACTTAGTATATGAACCGCTTCAGATGTTTAGTAATGATACATATAAATTAATAGACTATTTGAGAATTATTTGTATTCAATTGATTTGGTGCATCATTTTTTATATTATATCAAGATTCATATTGAGAAAAGGAGTGGAGCACTTCTCAAATGTGGGAGGATAA
- a CDS encoding ABC transporter ATP-binding protein — MSEIVINAQNLSKNFYNFDSRLPFIKRFLKRNQITIRAVQDISFTIKRGSIVGFIGSNGAGKSTTIKMLTGTLYPSSGKLEVNGEIPFKRSINFRKKISIVVGNKLQLFQDVSAMDYFQLIGTLYEVEPAILQERIQELSNLLNVKDQLYQQVRTLSLGQKMKMEFIAASLTSPEILFLDEPTIGLDIQSKKDIRTFLKKMNEECHTTIILTSHDMDDISSVCDELIVIDKGKIILQESMDVILSKFSDFKYLKIKMTLDLVPELCSVKGVVVISQTKSECILKIPRDFVFETLESINKLVDIEDFEISNLSLEEIILQNYFTKKEHN; from the coding sequence ATGAGTGAAATAGTTATTAATGCTCAGAATTTATCTAAAAATTTTTATAATTTTGATTCAAGACTCCCATTTATCAAGAGATTTTTGAAACGTAATCAAATAACGATTCGAGCTGTTCAAGATATTAGTTTTACGATTAAGAGAGGGAGTATAGTTGGCTTTATTGGGAGTAATGGAGCTGGTAAATCCACAACGATTAAAATGTTGACTGGGACTCTTTATCCTAGTTCCGGAAAATTAGAAGTGAATGGAGAAATTCCATTTAAAAGAAGTATAAATTTTAGAAAAAAAATTTCAATAGTAGTAGGAAATAAATTACAGTTATTTCAAGATGTTTCGGCTATGGATTATTTTCAATTGATTGGTACTTTATATGAGGTAGAACCGGCGATTTTACAAGAACGAATTCAGGAATTAAGCAATTTGTTGAATGTAAAAGATCAGCTTTACCAGCAGGTCCGGACCCTCTCTCTTGGACAAAAAATGAAAATGGAGTTTATCGCGGCATCTTTAACAAGTCCGGAAATATTATTTTTAGACGAGCCTACTATAGGGTTAGATATACAGTCTAAAAAAGATATCAGAACATTTTTAAAGAAAATGAATGAAGAATGTCATACTACTATTATTTTAACGAGTCATGATATGGATGATATTTCGTCTGTTTGTGACGAATTAATCGTCATTGACAAAGGAAAAATTATTTTGCAGGAGTCAATGGATGTTATTTTATCTAAATTTTCTGATTTTAAATATTTAAAGATAAAAATGACATTAGATTTGGTACCAGAGTTATGCTCTGTTAAAGGAGTAGTAGTCATTTCTCAAACAAAATCGGAATGTATACTAAAAATACCTAGAGATTTTGTCTTTGAGACATTAGAATCAATCAATAAGCTTGTAGATATAGAAGATTTTGAAATATCAAATCTTTCTTTAGAAGAAATTATTTTACAAAACTATTTTACAAAAAAGGAGCACAATTGA
- the cadX gene encoding Cd(II)/Zn(II)-sensing metalloregulatory transcriptional regulator CadX produces the protein MKKDSICQVDVINQQNVTTATNYLEKEKVQKSLRILSKFTDNKQINIIFYLLAVEELCVCDIACLLNLSMASASHHLRKLANQNILDTRREGKIIYYFIKDEEIRVFFNQLG, from the coding sequence ATGAAAAAAGATAGTATCTGTCAAGTGGATGTTATAAATCAACAAAATGTTACAACCGCAACGAACTACCTTGAAAAGGAAAAAGTCCAAAAATCACTTCGCATTTTATCAAAATTTACCGATAATAAACAGATAAATATCATCTTTTATCTCCTTGCCGTCGAAGAACTCTGTGTCTGCGATATAGCCTGTTTATTAAATCTCAGTATGGCATCTGCCTCCCACCATCTTCGTAAACTAGCCAATCAAAACATCTTGGACACTAGAAGAGAGGGGAAAATTATATATTATTTTATAAAAGATGAGGAAATCAGAGTTTTTTTTAATCAACTAGGATAA
- a CDS encoding DAK2 domain-containing protein — protein MSKITTSLFQEMVQAGATRLNKQAEYVNSLNVFPVPDGDTGTNMGMTIENGAKEVADRSASTVGEAANIFAKGLLMGARGNSGVITSQLFRGFSQSVKDKDELDGAALAAAFQAGVEVAYKAVMKPVEGTILTVSRGAAIGAKKKAESTNDAVEVMRAALEGAKTALAKTPDMLPVLKEVGVVDSGGQGLVFIYEGFLSALTGEFIASEEFVATPATMSEMINAEHHKSVAGHVATEDITFGYCTEIMVALKQGPTYVKDFDYDEFRNYLNNLGDSLLVVNDDEIVKVHVHTEDPGLVMQEGLKYGSLVKVKVDNMRNQHEAQVEKEERQAKPAEAKEYAIIAVVAGDGLADIFKAQGVDYIISGGQTMNPSTEDFVKAVEELNARNIIILPNNKNILMAAQSAAEVIEQPAAVVETKTIPQGLTSLLAFDESKSIEENHDRMAAAIEDVVSGSVTTAVRDTTIDGLEIHESDNLGMVDGKIVVSNPDMMETLIATFDKMLDEDSEIVTIYIGEDGQEDLANELAQNLMAKYEDVEVEIHQGNQPVYPYLFSVE, from the coding sequence GTGTCTAAAATTACAACTAGTTTATTTCAAGAAATGGTCCAAGCAGGGGCTACTCGCTTAAATAAACAAGCCGAGTATGTCAATTCATTGAACGTTTTTCCTGTACCAGACGGTGATACTGGAACCAATATGGGGATGACCATTGAAAATGGTGCAAAAGAAGTAGCCGATCGCTCTGCTTCAACTGTTGGAGAAGCAGCAAATATCTTTGCGAAGGGGCTTTTGATGGGAGCGCGTGGAAACTCAGGAGTCATTACTTCTCAGTTGTTCCGCGGATTTTCTCAAAGTGTCAAAGACAAGGATGAATTGGATGGAGCAGCTCTTGCGGCAGCCTTCCAAGCAGGGGTTGAAGTAGCTTATAAAGCGGTAATGAAGCCTGTAGAAGGAACCATCTTGACCGTTTCTCGTGGTGCTGCCATCGGTGCCAAGAAAAAAGCAGAATCTACCAATGATGCTGTCGAAGTCATGCGTGCGGCCCTTGAAGGAGCTAAGACAGCTCTTGCCAAAACACCAGATATGCTTCCTGTACTGAAGGAAGTTGGTGTAGTGGACTCTGGTGGTCAAGGTTTGGTCTTCATTTATGAAGGGTTCCTATCAGCTTTGACAGGAGAATTTATCGCTTCTGAAGAATTTGTGGCGACTCCAGCAACCATGTCAGAAATGATCAACGCAGAGCACCACAAGTCAGTAGCAGGTCATGTGGCAACCGAAGATATCACCTTTGGTTACTGTACAGAAATCATGGTCGCTTTGAAACAAGGCCCAACCTATGTGAAAGACTTTGACTACGACGAATTCCGTAACTATTTGAACAATCTTGGGGATTCTCTATTAGTGGTTAATGATGACGAAATCGTCAAAGTCCATGTCCATACTGAAGATCCAGGTCTTGTTATGCAAGAAGGATTGAAATATGGTAGCTTGGTCAAGGTAAAAGTCGACAACATGCGCAACCAGCACGAAGCACAAGTTGAAAAAGAAGAGCGTCAAGCGAAACCAGCTGAAGCAAAAGAATATGCTATCATCGCAGTCGTTGCGGGTGACGGATTAGCGGATATCTTCAAAGCGCAAGGTGTGGATTACATCATCTCTGGTGGTCAAACTATGAACCCATCAACAGAAGACTTTGTCAAAGCTGTTGAAGAGTTGAATGCGCGCAACATCATTATCTTGCCAAATAACAAAAATATCTTGATGGCCGCTCAATCAGCAGCAGAAGTCATTGAACAACCTGCAGCTGTCGTAGAGACCAAGACCATCCCTCAAGGATTGACCAGTCTTCTTGCCTTTGATGAGAGCAAGTCTATTGAAGAAAACCATGATCGAATGGCAGCAGCGATTGAAGATGTGGTGTCAGGTAGTGTGACGACAGCCGTTCGTGATACAACCATTGATGGCCTTGAAATCCATGAAAGCGACAATCTTGGAATGGTCGATGGCAAAATCGTTGTTTCCAATCCAGATATGATGGAAACCTTGATAGCAACCTTTGATAAGATGTTGGACGAAGATAGTGAAATTGTTACGATCTATATCGGTGAAGATGGTCAAGAAGATCTAGCCAATGAGTTGGCTCAAAACTTGATGGCTAAATATGAGGACGTTGAAGTCGAAATTCATCAAGGAAATCAACCAGTTTACCCATATTTGTTTAGCGTTGAATAA
- a CDS encoding ABC transporter permease: MKRMKALGVVEWHLTRRQAIYYLLSIGMPTAFYLFFSGMYQDTPGAPAHFMRDYLLSMTAFSMMSTALFSFPTVLETDRLNNWQKVLRHTPVSMVEYYLIKVAGLFVDFLLSIGVVFTVGHVVRHVNMSLQDWVLAAFLLILGSLAFVAIGLVLTLLPSSQLMSVAGNLLYMGLAVMGGLWMPISVFPEWMQAIGKCLPTYQLMELIKTFLNKGQVNGFASLYLTLFTLVLFTLVIVYRRHSEVRS, from the coding sequence ATGAAACGCATGAAAGCTCTCGGCGTGGTTGAGTGGCATTTGACCAGACGCCAAGCCATTTATTATTTATTATCAATAGGGATGCCCACGGCTTTTTATCTCTTCTTTTCAGGGATGTACCAGGATACACCAGGGGCACCCGCTCACTTTATGAGGGATTATCTCCTCTCCATGACGGCTTTTTCCATGATGTCTACGGCTCTATTTTCCTTTCCAACAGTTCTTGAAACTGATCGACTCAATAATTGGCAAAAAGTCTTGCGCCATACCCCGGTATCTATGGTAGAATATTATCTAATAAAGGTTGCGGGTCTCTTTGTAGACTTTCTCCTATCCATTGGGGTCGTCTTTACCGTGGGTCATGTGGTGCGCCATGTGAACATGTCTCTACAGGATTGGGTCTTAGCGGCCTTCCTTCTCATCCTAGGAAGTCTAGCTTTTGTAGCTATCGGTCTGGTCTTGACCTTGCTTCCTTCCAGTCAATTGATGTCGGTTGCGGGCAATCTCCTCTATATGGGACTGGCTGTTATGGGTGGCCTATGGATGCCTATTAGTGTCTTTCCGGAATGGATGCAAGCTATTGGCAAATGCCTGCCAACCTATCAATTGATGGAACTGATCAAGACCTTTTTAAATAAGGGGCAGGTCAATGGCTTTGCTAGTCTCTATTTAACCTTGTTTACTTTGGTCTTGTTTACCCTTGTCATCGTCTATCGTCGTCATTCTGAGGTTCGTTCATGA
- a CDS encoding CadD family cadmium resistance transporter, whose product MIQNIVTSIILYSGTAVDLLIILMLFFAKRKSRKDIINIYLGQFLGSVSLIFLSLLFAFVLNYIPSKEILGLLGLIPIFLGLKVLLLGDSDGEAIAKDGLRKDNKNLIFLVAMITFASCGADNIGVFVPYFTTLNLANLIVTLLTFLVMIYLLVFSAQKLAQVPSVGETLEKYSRWFIAVVYLGLGMYILIENNSFDMLWAVLG is encoded by the coding sequence ATGATTCAAAATATTGTTACTTCAATAATCCTGTATTCTGGGACAGCCGTAGACTTACTTATTATCCTAATGTTATTTTTTGCCAAAAGAAAAAGCAGAAAGGACATCATTAACATCTATTTAGGACAATTTCTAGGCTCTGTTAGTCTAATATTCCTAAGTTTGCTTTTTGCATTTGTCTTAAATTATATTCCTAGTAAAGAGATTTTAGGTTTACTAGGTTTGATTCCAATTTTCCTAGGCCTCAAAGTTTTGCTTTTAGGAGATTCTGATGGAGAAGCTATTGCAAAAGATGGTTTGCGAAAAGACAATAAAAACCTGATTTTTCTAGTCGCTATGATTACTTTTGCAAGTTGTGGCGCTGACAATATAGGTGTCTTTGTCCCATATTTTACCACCTTAAATTTAGCGAATTTGATAGTGACTTTACTTACTTTTCTAGTCATGATTTATCTCTTGGTTTTTTCTGCCCAAAAATTAGCACAAGTCCCTTCTGTTGGAGAAACTTTGGAGAAATATAGCAGATGGTTTATTGCCGTTGTCTATTTAGGATTGGGGATGTATATCCTGATTGAAAACAACAGCTTTGACATGCTATGGGCTGTGTTAGGCTAG
- a CDS encoding Asp23/Gls24 family envelope stress response protein — MTVKINTKDGQIELTDDVIATVVGGAATEIFGVVGMASKNAIKDNFQALLGKENYSKGVVVKTAEAGSIAVDVYTVLSYGTKISEVSKNIQERVKFSLENQLGITTDTVNVYIQNIKIVGE; from the coding sequence ATGACAGTAAAAATCAATACAAAAGATGGTCAAATTGAATTGACTGATGATGTCATCGCAACTGTTGTAGGCGGTGCAGCCACTGAAATTTTTGGAGTGGTTGGGATGGCTAGCAAAAACGCGATTAAAGATAATTTCCAAGCTCTCTTAGGTAAGGAAAACTACTCTAAGGGTGTCGTTGTGAAAACAGCGGAAGCAGGAAGTATTGCGGTTGATGTTTACACTGTTTTGAGCTATGGTACAAAAATTAGCGAAGTCTCAAAAAATATTCAAGAGCGTGTCAAATTCAGTCTAGAAAATCAACTTGGAATCACAACGGATACAGTCAACGTCTATATCCAAAACATTAAAATTGTGGGAGAATAA
- a CDS encoding SP0191 family lipoprotein, producing MKKVICFLGALLFVMTGCATKSQSTETSKSSTTTSIEKSETGTSEAKEETKVLTAEINGNQHRYTITTKGDKVQKLKLDVLSALPEKIATNSANLSPEEMTKIINEGLQSDSEYKALKDMAGFSIEYKVTPEKKLASTVSVDMETIDWDKVKDLSYFKDLGIGDLKDIKASTVFTGLKLHGFKEETPAP from the coding sequence ATGAAAAAGGTAATCTGCTTTTTAGGAGCTTTGCTTTTTGTGATGACGGGGTGTGCTACTAAGTCTCAGTCCACAGAAACATCAAAAAGCTCAACCACTACTTCGATAGAAAAAAGTGAAACTGGTACTAGTGAGGCAAAGGAAGAAACCAAGGTTCTCACTGCAGAAATCAATGGCAATCAACATCGCTACACCATCACGACAAAAGGTGATAAGGTTCAGAAATTAAAGTTAGATGTTTTATCAGCCTTGCCAGAAAAAATCGCCACTAATTCAGCTAATCTAAGTCCTGAAGAGATGACAAAAATTATTAATGAAGGCTTGCAGTCAGATTCAGAATACAAGGCTCTGAAAGACATGGCTGGCTTCAGTATCGAATATAAGGTCACTCCAGAGAAAAAATTAGCCTCAACGGTCTCTGTTGATATGGAAACCATTGATTGGGACAAGGTTAAAGACCTATCTTACTTTAAAGATCTTGGTATCGGTGACCTAAAAGACATCAAGGCATCGACTGTTTTCACAGGATTAAAACTCCACGGTTTTAAAGAAGAAACGCCAGCACCATAG
- a CDS encoding LiaF transmembrane domain-containing protein: MKNKLIGIFLILLAALVLLQGYFVKWEISIWTLAWVVLLAVLSLSSFLKRHFGWGFLYGILALFSLNGQYHFLPVSNSVVIFSSILAVIGLNILFKPSKKAKATWNSYSAGSSSQTAGNDIDVSFSTVTKYLNDQNFTGGSADVSLGEASIYFDNCRIEGPSAQFAVDVSLGSLSLYVPSDWRVHVNVESSLSAIQHQENPSNLTSKDFYIVGEVSLGNLEIIYVGENSFS, encoded by the coding sequence ATGAAAAATAAATTAATTGGGATTTTCTTAATCCTCCTAGCAGCTCTAGTGCTCTTACAAGGCTATTTTGTAAAATGGGAAATCAGTATTTGGACGCTGGCTTGGGTTGTTTTGCTAGCAGTCCTTTCTCTCTCAAGTTTTTTGAAGCGGCACTTTGGCTGGGGCTTCCTATATGGGATCTTGGCCCTGTTCTCCCTTAATGGCCAATATCATTTTCTTCCGGTATCCAACTCGGTGGTCATCTTTTCTTCTATTTTAGCGGTGATTGGTCTGAATATTCTCTTTAAGCCCTCTAAAAAAGCAAAAGCGACTTGGAACTCCTACTCAGCAGGATCATCTTCCCAAACTGCTGGCAATGACATCGATGTCTCCTTCTCTACAGTGACCAAGTATTTGAATGACCAGAATTTTACGGGCGGAAGTGCCGATGTGAGCTTAGGAGAAGCTTCTATCTATTTTGACAATTGCCGGATCGAAGGGCCGTCAGCTCAGTTTGCGGTGGATGTTTCCCTTGGAAGTTTGAGTCTCTATGTCCCGAGCGACTGGCGGGTTCATGTCAATGTAGAAAGTTCTCTGTCAGCTATCCAACACCAGGAAAATCCTAGCAATTTAACCAGCAAGGACTTTTACATCGTCGGAGAGGTCTCACTGGGGAACCTAGAAATCATCTATGTAGGTGAGAATTCCTTTTCATAA
- a CDS encoding sensor histidine kinase gives MIEKLKRIHYMFYASLVFMGFPFISILLGEVPYWHFFLALLFIASYLGILITENKKLIWICWLYLLAYVAGNTLFINANYFWFYFFISNLLVYHFEIRNFRSPYLWTVFLSQFLLFGVIFFKQNAMEYEWVFLIIIFFFTHAMTYGMVRIRMMEELKADHAKQNAQINLLLAENERHRIGRDLHDSLGHTFAMLSVKADLADQFLALGQVEKAQEQVQEIQAISQESMHQVREIVENLKQRTLARELETVKQMLEVAQVKVEIQNELDTASISPVLESALAMVSLELATNMIKHAKATQALLTYRSTETGVEMVAEDNGIGFDKVSDKDLHSIRERIALLGGELEISHQYKPTRIEIRIPYQERK, from the coding sequence ATGATTGAAAAACTCAAGCGTATTCATTATATGTTTTACGCTAGCCTAGTCTTTATGGGATTCCCATTTATCTCTATTTTATTGGGTGAGGTTCCCTACTGGCACTTCTTTTTAGCCCTCTTGTTTATTGCTTCCTATCTAGGAATCTTGATTACTGAAAACAAAAAGCTGATCTGGATTTGTTGGCTGTACCTCCTAGCCTATGTAGCAGGAAATACTCTTTTTATTAACGCCAACTATTTTTGGTTTTATTTCTTCATCAGTAACCTGTTAGTCTATCACTTTGAGATTCGCAATTTTCGCTCTCCTTATCTTTGGACAGTTTTTCTATCGCAATTTCTACTTTTTGGAGTTATCTTTTTCAAACAGAATGCGATGGAGTATGAATGGGTATTTTTAATCATCATTTTCTTCTTTACCCATGCCATGACTTACGGCATGGTTCGGATTCGGATGATGGAAGAGTTGAAAGCTGACCATGCCAAGCAAAATGCCCAGATCAATCTCTTGCTGGCAGAAAACGAGCGCCATCGGATTGGCCGTGATCTACATGACAGTCTGGGGCACACCTTTGCTATGCTCAGTGTCAAGGCAGACCTGGCTGATCAATTCTTAGCATTGGGTCAGGTTGAGAAGGCGCAGGAGCAGGTGCAAGAGATCCAAGCCATTAGTCAAGAGTCTATGCACCAAGTCCGAGAGATTGTGGAGAACTTGAAACAGCGAACCCTGGCAAGAGAGTTGGAAACCGTCAAGCAAATGCTGGAAGTAGCTCAAGTCAAAGTAGAGATTCAAAACGAGCTCGATACAGCTAGCATCTCGCCGGTCCTAGAGTCTGCTCTGGCCATGGTGTCTCTGGAACTAGCCACCAATATGATCAAACATGCCAAAGCGACGCAAGCCCTTCTCACTTATCGCTCCACCGAAACAGGGGTGGAAATGGTCGCAGAAGACAATGGTATCGGCTTTGATAAGGTCTCCGATAAGGACCTGCACTCGATCCGCGAACGGATTGCCTTGTTGGGAGGAGAGCTGGAGATCAGTCATCAATACAAGCCGACCCGGATAGAAATACGGATCCCCTATCAAGAAAGGAAATAA
- the rpmB gene encoding 50S ribosomal protein L28, with protein sequence MAKVCYFTGRKTVSGNNRSHAMNQTKRAVKPNLQKVTVLIDGKPKKVWASARALKSGKVERV encoded by the coding sequence ATGGCTAAAGTATGTTATTTTACTGGTCGTAAGACTGTATCAGGAAACAACCGTTCACACGCGATGAACCAAACCAAACGTGCCGTAAAACCAAACCTTCAAAAAGTAACTGTCCTTATCGATGGTAAACCTAAAAAAGTTTGGGCTTCAGCTCGTGCATTGAAATCTGGTAAAGTAGAACGCGTTTAA